A genomic window from Silene latifolia isolate original U9 population chromosome Y, ASM4854445v1, whole genome shotgun sequence includes:
- the LOC141631328 gene encoding protein FAR1-RELATED SEQUENCE 4-like, which yields MQCSESENSFFKCFENPHGTLVEFWMRFQSAMDQQRYTQKPLDRDSDHSLPQTKTLLSLEVHASTVYMHELFYEFQQQCVNSLNSCSAGDSSREGSTRFLDIEDSIFYKTYTVAFNPSTFDVTCSCKMFERKGYIWKHII from the coding sequence ATGCAATGCTCTGAGAGCGAAAACAGCTTCTTTAAGTGCTTTGAGAATCCTCATGGCACacttgttgagttttggatgcgctTTCAGAGTGCTATGGATCAGCAACGGTACACCCAAAAACCTCTTGACAGAGATAGTGATCACTCCTTACctcaaaccaaaacccttcttagCCTTGAGGTTCATGCATCCACTGTTTACATGCACGAACTCTTTTATGAATTCCAACAGCAGTGCGTTAATTCTCTAAACTCATGTAGTGCTGGGGATTCCTCAAGGGAGGGCAGTACAAGGTTCCTAGATATTGAAGATTCTATCTTCTATAAGACTTATACTGTAGCATTTAATCCTTCAACGTTTGATGTAACATGTTCATGCAAGATGTTTGAGAGGAAGGGATACATATGGAAACACATCATCTGA
- the LOC141631329 gene encoding uncharacterized protein LOC141631329 yields MVPVPTPQCIDVDEVHAGTRLCLMVTPGGSQEWVRNIATEFTPTIGQTFPTLDEGIQFYETYAIACGFEPRKSSTRRFRSGGDIRTKLIVCHRKDLGILSRQYYPLLVRRRSQWSRPIIRRRLRLLGLVVKLAFSLNLLLKKLTKFKCHSLLLISFMMPITTFFLHSSIEFQKSCRNLAFQHKQTIVDNCKVNIGPTSTFWSIKEYVDGYENIGACLTDFKNFGREIKYFIAARRNYALYGEAVTFDPTYSTNKYDMIFAPFTGVDHHKKSVTFSSSLMSRENDLPAIFTTAAHRYCMWHIMKKLPEKLGTTVTKEIDFVTRLNFVVWDSNLEPSDFEERWCSLISEF; encoded by the exons ATGGTACCTGTTCCTACTCCACAATGCATAGACGTTGATGAGGTGCATGCTGGAACTCGCCTTTGTTTGATGGTGACCCCTGGAGGTTCTCAGGAGTGGGTCAGAAATATTGCCACTGAATTTACACCTACAATAGGACAAACTTTTCCTACGTTAGATGAGGGTATACAGTTTTATGAGACTTATGCAATAGCATGTGGTTTTGAACCAAGGAAATCTTCAACTAGAAGGTTTCGTAGTGGTGGAGATATTAGGACAAAATTGATTGTCTGTCACCGGAAGGATTTAGGGATTCTAAGCCGACAATATTACCCATTACTGGTGAGGAGGAGGAGCCAATGGTCAAGGCCTATTATCCGAAGAAGACTAAGGTTACTAGGATTGGTTGTAAAGCTAGCattttctttaaatttgttattaaagAAATTGACCAAGTTCAAGTGCCACTCTTTGTTGTTGATCAGTTTCATGATGCCCATAACCACCTTCTTTCTCCACTCAAGTATAGAATTTCAGAAAAGTTGTAGAAACCTTGCTTTTCAACATAAACAAACCATCGTTGATAATTGCAAGGTCAATATTGGCCCAACCTCTACTTTCTGGTCTATCAAGGAATATGTTGACGGCTATGAAAATATTGGAGCTTGTTTGACTGACTTTAAGAATTTTGGAAGGGAAATCAAGTATTTCATAG CAGCACGTCGTAATTACGCTCTATACGGTGAGGCGGTGACTTTTGACCCAACCTATTCAACTAATAAGTACGACATGATATTTGCTCCCTTTACTGGTGTTGATCATCATAAGAAGTCTGTCACTTTTAGCTCCTCACTTATGTCTAGGGAGAATGACC TCCCTGCTATTTTTACGACTGCTGCCCACCgctattgcatgtggcatattatGAAGAAATTACCTGAAAAGTTAGGCACGACAGTGACCAAGGAGATTGACTTTGTCACTCGTCTGAATTTTGTTGTTTGGGATTCAAACTTAGAGCCTTCTGACTTTGAAGAGAGGTGGTGTTCGTTGATCAGTGAGTTTTAA